The Tenacibaculum jejuense genome includes a window with the following:
- a CDS encoding GyrI-like domain-containing protein, with translation MKKTQIDSFNIIGIKARTTNANMQAAKDIPALWGKFMSDDVLSKINHKQNNDVYAIYTNYESDFTEAYDIIIGCKVDQLKDIPEDMIGIQIAKGNYEAFSAEGKLEDNIVYNKWMEIWNNTDLDRKYEADFEVYPADVDQQKETEVKIYISTE, from the coding sequence ATGAAGAAAACACAAATCGATTCGTTCAACATTATTGGAATTAAAGCAAGAACAACTAACGCGAATATGCAGGCAGCAAAAGATATTCCTGCATTATGGGGAAAGTTTATGTCTGATGATGTTTTAAGTAAAATAAATCATAAACAGAATAATGATGTTTATGCTATCTACACGAATTATGAATCTGATTTTACAGAAGCCTATGATATTATTATTGGGTGCAAAGTTGATCAGCTAAAAGATATCCCAGAGGATATGATCGGTATTCAAATAGCAAAAGGTAATTACGAAGCATTTTCAGCAGAAGGAAAGTTAGAAGATAATATAGTGTATAATAAATGGATGGAAATATGGAATAATACAGATTTGGACAGGAAATATGAAGCAGATTTTGAAGTTTATCCAGCAGATGTCGATCAACAAAAAGAAACAGAAGTTAAAATTTATATTTCTACAGAATAA
- the holA gene encoding DNA polymerase III subunit delta — protein MNEVKQIVDDIKQGKLKPIYFLMGEEPYYIDKISSYIENNVLDESEKGFNQMVMYGRDVTVDEIVSSAKRFPMMAEHQVIIVKEAQDLSRSIEKLDSYAENPQQSTVLVFNYKYKKLDKRKKVYKAIAKNGLIFESKKLYENQVGDWIARVLKGKKFTIEPKAAQMLVEFLGTDLSKISNELDKLTSVLEAGTIINPSHVEENIGISKDFNNFELRKAVGLKDVVKANRIINYFSQNPKNNPLVMTISLLNSFFTQLLSYHGLKDKSKASVARTLGVNPYFVDDYVNAARNYPMRKVSQIIGLLRDADVKSKGVGANQSHSDILKELIFRVLH, from the coding sequence ATGAACGAAGTAAAACAAATTGTCGACGATATAAAACAAGGTAAGTTAAAACCTATTTACTTTTTAATGGGAGAGGAACCTTATTATATTGATAAAATTTCAAGTTACATAGAAAACAATGTGCTAGATGAATCTGAAAAAGGATTCAATCAAATGGTAATGTATGGAAGAGATGTAACTGTAGATGAAATCGTTTCTTCTGCAAAAAGGTTTCCCATGATGGCTGAACATCAAGTTATCATTGTGAAAGAAGCTCAGGATTTAAGTCGATCTATTGAAAAATTAGATAGTTATGCTGAAAATCCGCAACAATCAACAGTTTTAGTTTTCAATTACAAATACAAAAAGTTAGATAAGAGAAAGAAAGTATACAAAGCAATAGCAAAAAATGGATTGATTTTCGAAAGTAAGAAGCTATATGAAAATCAGGTTGGTGATTGGATCGCAAGAGTTTTAAAAGGTAAAAAATTTACAATAGAGCCAAAAGCAGCTCAAATGTTAGTTGAGTTCTTAGGAACAGATTTAAGTAAAATAAGCAATGAATTAGATAAGCTTACTTCTGTTTTAGAAGCTGGAACTATAATAAACCCAAGTCATGTAGAAGAAAATATCGGGATTTCTAAAGATTTTAATAATTTCGAATTACGAAAAGCTGTTGGTCTTAAGGATGTTGTAAAAGCAAATAGAATTATTAATTATTTCAGTCAGAATCCAAAAAATAATCCACTGGTAATGACGATTTCATTATTGAATAGTTTTTTCACACAGTTATTATCATACCACGGGTTAAAAGATAAATCTAAAGCTTCTGTTGCACGAACACTAGGAGTAAATCCTTATTTTGTTGATGATTATGTTAATGCAGCAAGGAACTACCCAATGCGTAAAGTATCTCAAATTATAGGATTATTAAGAGATGCAGATGTAAAAAGCAAAGGTGTAGGAGCAAATCAGTCCCACAGTGATATTTTAAAAGAGTTAATTTTTAGAGTATTACATTAA
- a CDS encoding tRNA modification GTPase, with amino-acid sequence MTRKIALVFILVVNTLFAQISFEKGYFINNTGERIDCLIKNLDWQNNPTEILYKNNENSPEKKLSIHQVQEFSILNSSKFIRAEVAIDRSSDVLHLLTRERNPNFTNELIFLKVLEEGKANLYYYSDNNLTRFFFSKPNKKITQLVYKRYLANVSEIKTNNYYKQQILKNLDSDKISNSKIKWLKYNLKSLKGIFSLYNESTNELNTNQIKNDSKSFSDFFNLNVRPRINNSSLSIANSSIFQGFRSAIFESKTNFGLGIEAELLLPFNKNKWSVIIEANYFEYESLGQKFVNPVSLANEQGKITYKSLEIPVGIRHYMFLNEKLSLFVNLQVVFNNTFDSSSIEFISENDRPTINPLSISFTNNYAIGAGLKHKRFILEFRHYTNKKLKNLTNWDSEFSTNSIILGYALF; translated from the coding sequence ATGACTCGTAAAATTGCCCTAGTATTCATTCTAGTAGTAAACACTTTATTTGCTCAAATTTCTTTTGAAAAAGGTTATTTCATTAACAATACTGGTGAACGTATTGATTGTTTGATAAAAAATTTAGACTGGCAAAATAATCCTACAGAGATTCTTTACAAAAACAATGAAAATAGTCCTGAAAAAAAGCTATCAATACATCAAGTACAAGAGTTTTCAATTTTAAACTCTTCAAAATTTATTAGAGCAGAAGTTGCAATAGATAGATCGTCTGATGTTTTACACTTGTTAACTAGAGAAAGAAATCCGAACTTTACAAATGAATTGATCTTCTTAAAAGTTTTAGAAGAAGGAAAAGCTAATTTATATTATTACAGTGATAATAATTTAACTCGATTCTTTTTTAGTAAGCCCAATAAAAAAATTACACAGTTAGTATATAAACGATATTTAGCTAATGTTAGCGAGATTAAGACTAACAATTATTACAAACAACAAATTTTAAAGAATTTAGATTCAGATAAAATATCAAATAGTAAAATTAAATGGCTGAAGTATAATTTAAAAAGCTTAAAAGGTATTTTTTCTTTATACAATGAATCAACTAACGAATTAAATACCAATCAAATTAAAAATGATTCTAAGAGTTTCTCTGACTTCTTTAATTTAAATGTAAGACCGAGAATAAACAACAGCTCTTTATCTATCGCTAACTCTTCAATTTTTCAAGGATTTAGGAGTGCTATTTTTGAGAGTAAAACAAATTTTGGATTAGGTATTGAAGCAGAATTGCTTTTACCTTTTAATAAAAATAAATGGAGTGTAATTATTGAAGCTAATTATTTTGAATATGAATCTTTGGGGCAGAAATTTGTAAATCCTGTTTCTTTAGCTAATGAACAAGGTAAAATAACATATAAATCACTTGAAATACCTGTAGGTATTCGCCATTACATGTTTTTAAACGAAAAATTAAGTTTATTTGTAAATTTACAAGTCGTTTTTAATAATACTTTTGATTCTTCAAGTATTGAATTTATTTCTGAAAATGATCGCCCTACGATAAATCCTTTAAGTATCTCTTTTACTAACAACTATGCCATTGGCGCTGGTTTAAAACACAAAAGATTTATCTTAGAATTTAGACACTACACCAATAAAAAGCTGAAAAACTTAACAAATTGGGATTCAGAATTTAGCACAAATTCTATTATTTTAGGTTACGCTTTGTTTTAA
- a CDS encoding response regulator transcription factor, which translates to MRSIKILLIDEDVDFGMVLKNYLLLNGYNVTFTSSVNDISLLISSSRFDLSIVDSKLITTSRTEFIDSVRKNNNDFPVIFLSEEILLEDVFEINKIPLVDYCFKKPFSTEVLIEKIKGIIKSKEREHNKRFSAIEYTIGDFTFNYRTRQLSFKGEEPRRLTPKESKLLKYLSEYKNAIMPKAIALTKIWRDDNYFTSRSMDVYITKLRKYLMCDENIAIVNVRGEGYKLLDNTVQSA; encoded by the coding sequence ATGAGGTCGATAAAAATTTTATTGATAGATGAAGATGTAGACTTTGGAATGGTATTAAAGAATTATTTACTTTTAAATGGTTACAATGTAACTTTTACAAGTTCAGTAAATGATATTTCTTTATTAATAAGTAGTTCTAGGTTTGATTTATCTATCGTTGATTCTAAGTTGATTACAACAAGTAGAACAGAGTTTATAGATTCTGTTAGAAAAAATAACAATGATTTTCCTGTGATTTTCCTTTCAGAAGAAATTCTGTTAGAAGATGTATTTGAGATAAATAAAATTCCTTTAGTTGATTATTGTTTTAAAAAACCATTTTCAACAGAAGTTTTAATTGAAAAAATAAAAGGAATAATAAAATCAAAAGAAAGGGAACATAACAAGAGATTTAGTGCAATAGAATATACTATTGGAGATTTCACGTTTAATTACAGAACGCGTCAATTGTCGTTCAAAGGAGAAGAACCAAGAAGACTTACTCCAAAAGAAAGCAAGTTATTAAAGTATTTATCTGAATATAAAAATGCAATTATGCCGAAAGCCATAGCATTAACAAAAATTTGGAGAGATGATAACTACTTTACTTCTAGAAGTATGGATGTTTATATAACTAAACTTAGAAAATACTTAATGTGTGATGAAAACATAGCTATTGTAAATGTTAGAGGTGAAGGATATAAGTTGTTAGATAATACAGTACAAAGTGCTTAA
- a CDS encoding ceramidase domain-containing protein — protein MLFSIIQKFPNDSGPIYQETIEGRLPVEPFNTFSNLIFIGILIYFGSKIYKNPKKHPFFLFAIPVIFASWIGGTMFHGTRSHEFWLVLDWLPIMVVCLGGIIYFIGKIEKQWWKRILLLLGFLALSIFPRKIPLPDEYRISFGYLVTALAVVTPFVWYAYKTKWKNAKLILYGFLIFGVAVSFRTLDNLVVKGTLTPILPMGTHWLWHSFGGVAVFFLLNYIYKDREELSDEQ, from the coding sequence ATGTTATTTAGTATTATTCAGAAATTCCCAAATGACAGCGGACCAATTTATCAAGAAACCATAGAAGGAAGATTACCAGTAGAACCCTTCAATACATTTAGTAATCTCATATTTATCGGTATTTTAATTTATTTTGGTTCAAAGATCTACAAAAATCCTAAAAAACATCCTTTTTTTCTATTTGCAATCCCTGTAATTTTCGCGAGTTGGATTGGAGGAACAATGTTTCACGGTACAAGAAGTCATGAGTTTTGGTTAGTTCTAGATTGGTTGCCAATTATGGTAGTTTGTCTTGGAGGAATTATTTATTTTATTGGCAAAATTGAAAAACAATGGTGGAAAAGAATTTTACTATTATTAGGCTTTTTGGCATTGTCAATTTTTCCAAGAAAAATTCCTCTTCCTGATGAGTATAGAATTTCATTTGGTTATTTAGTAACAGCTTTAGCAGTGGTAACTCCTTTTGTTTGGTATGCTTATAAAACAAAATGGAAAAATGCTAAACTCATATTATATGGATTTTTAATATTCGGAGTAGCAGTTTCATTTAGAACTTTAGATAATTTAGTAGTGAAAGGAACTTTAACTCCAATTTTACCTATGGGAACACATTGGTTGTGGCATTCTTTCGGAGGTGTAGCTGTTTTTTTCTTATTAAATTACATTTATAAAGACAGAGAAGAATTATCTGATGAACAATAA
- a CDS encoding helix-turn-helix transcriptional regulator, whose protein sequence is MMNNKPRISRLTAIITQLQSKKIVTATYLAEKFGVSVRTIYRDIRTIEDSGIPVYTEEGKGYSLLEGYYLPPVMFTEEEANALITAAYLIGKNKDQSLVENYENAITKIKSVFRKQQQQKSELLEQRIEFRYNPEKATTSKNLITLQTAITDFKLIKIKYNSLENNLTKRIIEPFALYSTNENWLLIAFCRLRNDFRVFRIDLIDQIENLDSNFTPHEMTLKEYFDICRAKYYPTPDTPLT, encoded by the coding sequence CTGATGAACAATAAGCCGCGTATTTCTCGCTTAACAGCAATTATTACACAATTACAATCAAAGAAAATTGTAACAGCAACTTATTTGGCTGAAAAATTTGGGGTAAGCGTTAGAACTATATATAGGGATATAAGAACTATCGAAGATTCTGGTATTCCAGTTTATACTGAAGAAGGAAAAGGATATTCGCTTCTAGAAGGATATTATTTGCCTCCAGTAATGTTTACTGAAGAAGAAGCCAACGCTTTAATTACAGCAGCTTATTTAATAGGTAAAAATAAAGACCAATCTTTAGTTGAAAATTATGAGAATGCTATAACGAAAATAAAGTCTGTTTTTAGAAAACAACAACAGCAAAAATCAGAATTATTAGAACAAAGAATAGAGTTCAGATACAATCCAGAAAAAGCAACAACAAGTAAAAATTTAATTACATTACAAACAGCAATAACAGACTTTAAACTAATTAAAATTAAGTACAATTCTCTAGAAAATAATTTGACAAAACGAATAATAGAGCCTTTTGCATTATATAGTACAAATGAAAACTGGCTTTTAATAGCATTTTGCCGACTTAGAAATGACTTTAGAGTTTTTCGAATCGATTTAATCGATCAGATAGAAAATTTAGATAGCAACTTTACTCCACACGAAATGACGCTCAAAGAATACTTTGATATTTGTAGAGCAAAATATTATCCTACCCCTGACACACCTTTGACATAA
- a CDS encoding glycosyltransferase family 2 protein: MKTAVVILNWNGKKLLEQFLSSIINFSSDDATIYVADNASTDQSITFVKNNFPQVKIVANKFNGGYAKGYNDALQHIEADIYCLINSDVEVTQNWLTPIIETFKNDENTAIIQPKILDFKDKTKFEYAGAAGGFIDTLGYPYCRGRVFNCLETDTGQFDETSEIFWASGACFFIRSEVFHKLEGFDEDYFAHQEEIDLCWRAQNEGLSVKYVGNSTVYHVGGATLQESNPRKTYLNFRNSLLTALKNVPSKNLFLVIFMRLILDGVAGLKFIVELRPIHTWSIVKAHFSFYKNLVKFTKKRKQIQRKSNYSIHTSVVWQHFVLQRKKFNTLK, from the coding sequence TTGAAAACTGCTGTAGTCATATTAAATTGGAATGGGAAAAAGTTGTTAGAACAATTTTTATCTTCTATTATTAACTTTTCTTCTGATGATGCAACTATTTACGTAGCTGATAATGCATCGACAGATCAATCCATAACATTTGTTAAGAATAATTTTCCTCAGGTAAAAATTGTAGCTAATAAATTTAATGGCGGATACGCTAAAGGATACAATGATGCTTTACAACACATTGAAGCTGATATTTATTGTTTAATTAACTCTGATGTTGAAGTAACTCAAAACTGGTTAACTCCGATTATTGAGACTTTTAAAAATGATGAGAATACAGCTATTATTCAACCAAAAATTTTAGATTTTAAAGATAAAACAAAGTTTGAATACGCTGGTGCAGCTGGAGGTTTTATCGATACTTTAGGCTATCCTTATTGTAGAGGAAGAGTTTTTAATTGTCTTGAAACTGATACTGGTCAATTTGATGAAACATCAGAAATATTTTGGGCCTCTGGAGCTTGCTTTTTTATCCGTAGTGAAGTTTTCCATAAGTTAGAAGGATTTGACGAAGATTATTTCGCGCACCAAGAAGAAATTGATCTTTGTTGGAGAGCTCAAAATGAAGGACTTTCAGTAAAGTACGTGGGAAATTCTACTGTTTATCATGTTGGAGGAGCTACATTACAAGAATCTAATCCAAGAAAAACCTACCTCAATTTTAGAAATAGCTTGTTAACCGCTTTAAAAAATGTTCCAAGTAAAAATTTATTCTTAGTTATTTTTATGCGCCTAATTTTAGATGGCGTTGCTGGTTTAAAATTTATAGTAGAACTAAGGCCAATACATACATGGTCTATAGTAAAAGCGCATTTTAGTTTTTATAAAAACTTGGTAAAATTCACTAAGAAGAGAAAACAAATTCAGCGTAAATCAAATTATAGCATTCACACTTCGGTAGTTTGGCAACATTTTGTTCTACAGCGTAAAAAATTTAACACCTTAAAATAA
- a CDS encoding L-threonylcarbamoyladenylate synthase — MAQFLKIYNDNPNPKEIDKAVKVLQSGGLIIYPTDTVYGLGCDITNMKAMEKVARIKGVKLEKSNFSFVCNDLSHLSDYVKQISTPVYKILKRALPGPYTFILPGSTSLPKAFKKRKTVGIRVPDNNIARAIVQQLGNPIVSTSIHDEDEVIEYTTDPELIFEKWQQIVDVVIDGGYGDNYASTVIDLTQDEPEVVREGKGSLDVI; from the coding sequence ATGGCTCAATTTTTAAAAATATATAATGATAATCCGAATCCAAAAGAAATAGATAAAGCTGTAAAGGTATTGCAATCTGGAGGTTTAATTATTTATCCTACGGACACAGTTTACGGATTAGGTTGTGATATTACCAATATGAAAGCAATGGAAAAAGTTGCTCGTATTAAAGGGGTGAAATTAGAAAAATCTAACTTTTCTTTTGTTTGTAATGATTTGAGTCATTTATCAGATTATGTTAAGCAAATAAGCACACCAGTTTATAAAATTTTAAAGAGAGCCTTACCAGGGCCTTATACTTTTATCTTACCTGGAAGTACAAGTTTACCGAAAGCATTTAAGAAAAGAAAAACTGTGGGTATACGTGTGCCAGATAATAATATAGCACGAGCTATTGTGCAACAATTAGGAAATCCTATTGTTTCAACGTCAATTCATGATGAAGATGAAGTAATTGAATACACTACAGATCCTGAACTGATCTTCGAAAAATGGCAGCAAATTGTTGATGTTGTTATAGATGGAGGTTATGGAGATAATTATGCGTCTACAGTTATTGATTTAACACAAGATGAGCCAGAAGTAGTAAGAGAAGGAAAAGGAAGCTTAGATGTTATTTAG
- a CDS encoding type I restriction enzyme HsdR N-terminal domain-containing protein has product MQKLNLPSYTFKIKSNEKHYLIFDEIRKKYIVLTPEEWVRQHFVQLLIQEKKYPVSLIAIEKQLVINNLKKRSDILIFNSNGTPDIIVECKAPSIKITQDTFDQIARYNLKLNAKYLIVTNGIEHYYCIMNTKDENYTFLRDIPEYKN; this is encoded by the coding sequence ATGCAAAAATTGAATTTACCTTCTTACACTTTCAAGATCAAAAGTAATGAAAAACACTATCTGATTTTTGATGAAATTAGAAAAAAATATATTGTTTTAACACCAGAAGAATGGGTAAGACAACATTTTGTACAGCTCTTAATACAAGAAAAAAAATATCCTGTTTCTTTAATTGCCATTGAAAAACAGTTGGTTATTAATAACCTAAAAAAAAGGAGCGACATTTTGATTTTTAATTCAAATGGCACTCCTGATATTATTGTAGAATGTAAAGCTCCTTCTATAAAAATTACTCAAGATACTTTCGATCAAATAGCTCGCTATAATTTAAAATTAAATGCAAAGTATTTGATTGTAACCAATGGAATAGAACATTACTATTGTATCATGAATACTAAGGATGAAAACTATACTTTTTTAAGAGATATTCCTGAATACAAAAATTAA